The nucleotide sequence GGGAAGATGGAGGAGGTCACCTCTCGCGCCGGCCATGGATTCGTGCGCAGGGCGATGAGCCCGCGCTCGAACAGGGCGGCGGCCTCGGGCAGCTTGCGCTGTCGCATCCGCAGTACCCCCTCGAGCAGGTCCGCCTCCACGGGGAGCGTCGCGCGCATGGGCTCGAGATACTTCAGGGCCTCCTCGTCGCCGACACTCGCGAGCACCCGCGCCAGCACCAGTTGTTCGCGCGGGCCCACCGGCTCCCACCGCTCCTTCTTCCAGTGCGTGTGGATGGCACCCAACTGCCCCTTGTTGAACGCGTCGATGATGGGAACCCAGCTCTTCACGACGGAGCTGTTGGCCTCCTCGCGCGACAGCGGGATGGTGTACCAGGCGCGGTTGACGGCCACCCGGTCCCAGTTCACCTGTCCCTTGATGTCCGGACGGCCCGTGCCCAGCACGTTCGTCATGGACCACAGCGTGCGGATGGAGAATCCGGTATCACGGCCCAGGCTGCGCGCGAAGGCGAACTCCATGAAGGAGACGTCGTCCGTGTTGATGAGCTCCTGGCTCTCCTCCGCCACCTTGGTGGTGAAGGCGGGACCGGCCACGAAGCGCGCGAGCACGCCCTCCACCTCATCCGTGCGCCAGGTCGCGCGCAGCGCACTGCGGTAGGGCTCCTCCGCGATGCGGGTCCGCATCCTGTCGACGTCGTGGACCAGGGGCTTGCGCGTCGCCACGAGCAGCAGGTCCCCGGAGTGGACCTGCCACGTCTCCACGGCCTCGAACTCCGAGGAGAGCGTGGCATAGGCGCTCTGCACCGTGAGCGCGTCCACTTCATAGGCCTGGAGCCACTGGACGAAGATGCCGCCCTCGGCCAGGCGCTCCTTCACGGCCTGATAGAAGTCGCGCGTGAAGAGGCTGGAGATGCCCGCGCGGTAGGGGTTGGACGGCTCGGAGAAGATGATGTCGTAGCGCTGCCGCGTGGTGAGCAGGACCTCGCGCGCGTCGGCGATGAACGTGTGGACCTTGGGGTTGTCCATCACCTTCTGGTTGACCGCCTCGCAGCGCCGCGCGACGTCGAGGATGGCGGGCTCGATCTCCACCACGTCCACGCGCTCCATGCCCGGCACGGCACCCAGCCAGCCCGCCGTGCTGCCGGTTCCCAGGCCGATGACGAGCGAGTTGCGGGCCTCCTGATGGAGCAGCGCGCCCAGCAGGCCGCTCATCACCTGGGTCGGCGCGTCACCGATGGCGTTGCCGTCCGACTTGCCGTTGACGATGAAGGACAGGCCGTTGTCGGAGTTGAGCGCGACGCTGCTCTCGACGCCATCCTTCTCCCACACGATGCCGCGCGACTTGCTGCGCACCCACGCATCGATGTGGTTGAGTGTCGGGTTGGCGAGCGCGGCGCGTCCGGCGCCCACGCTGCCGTGCCGCCACGCCGCGGTGGGGCCTTGGGTCGACAGCAGCACCAGCGCGAGCACGGCGACGGAGATGGGGACGAACAGCGCCGGCATCTGGCGCTCCAGCTTCAGCGACAGCGCCGCGGACGCGAGGCCCAGCACGGCGAGGATGCCCGCGACGAGCTGCCAGGTGACCGGCGCGCTCATCAGCGGAATCACGCCGAAGCCCCCCGCCAGTGAGCCGACGATGGAGCCCACCGTGTTCCAGGCATAGACTTGGCCCACCTGCTTGCCCACGTCCTGGCTGCCCTTGCCCACGAGCGCGAGCAGCAGCGGGAACTGCACGCCGGAGATGAACGCCGCGGGGAGGATGACCACCGAGCCCACCAGGGCCCACCCCAGCATCATTCCTCCGAAGCCGGCGCCGCCCAAGGGACGCAGCAGCGCGGCGAACACCGCGAGCCTGTCTCCCAGCGCGAAGGGCAGGGCGATGAACGCGGCCTCCAGGGCACACGTCAGCGCGAAGCCCGACAGCGTGGCCGGCCGATGCCGGAAGACGATGGAGTAGGCCGCGCCTCCCAGACCGATGCCGAGCAACGCCATGGCCAGGATGAGGCCGAAGGTGAAGGTGGTACCACCCAGGATGGGGCCCAGCATCCGGTACCAGACGAGCTCCATCAGGAGGAACGAGAAGCCGACGAGCAGGGCCGCCACCAGCGCGAACATGGACGAGGGCGTCGCGCGCGCCACGGAACTGGAGGGCTGTGCCACCGGTGCGGCGACGACGTCCGCGGGGACGGGCGCGGGCTGGGGCTCGGACGCGGCCTGGGGCTTCGCCGCCGCGGCTTCCGGCTCCATCGAGCGGCTCACGCTGCGCGCGCAGATGGCGACGGCCGCGTTGAGGAGGCAGGCGATCCACAGCGTGGTGCGGTTGCCGTACACCTCCAGCATGAAGAAGGTGGACAGCGTCGCGCCGGTGACGGCGCCCAGCGTGTTGACGCCGTAGAGGATGGCGAGGTGTCGACGCGCGGGGTCCTCATCCGACTGCACCGCGCGCGCGGCGGCCGGCAGCGTGCCGCCCATCAACACCGTCGGCACGGCGAGCACGAGCGTGGAGAGCACCAGCCGCGCCACACTGCCGCCGAAGAGTCCCAGGCTGGGCGTGCCGCCGACACCGATGTAGGCCGCGCGTGCCAGCTCCACCAGGAACGGGCTCAGGCCCGCGGTGGCCGCGATGAGCAGCTCCAGGTTGGCGTAGTAGTTCAGCGGGCGTGGGTTCCGGTCCGCGCGGGCACCGAGCAGCACACCGCCCAGCCCCAGCCCCGCCATGAAGATGGCCAGCACGGCCGCCGACGCCGCGGTGCTGGCGCCGAAGATGAGACGGAACTCCCGCAGCCACACCGTCTGGTAGACAAGGGCGCAGAGCCCCGAGCCGAACAGCAACGGGGCGACCCTCGACACACGTGAAATCATCAATCGGTTCTCTCGTCGGGGGACGGTCTCGAGGGGGGTGAGGCCGTCCTTACGGCGCGAGAGTGTCGCAGAGATCCCCGCGCCATTTCCATGGCGCTCGGTCCTTCGTCCACTCGGAGGGCATGCGTCCTCCGGGCGGCCGGACGTGGATCAGGGCGCTGGGGCCTGCTCGACCCCCACCTTGGCCTCACTCCCGGAGGGGGCGGCGGCCTCGGCCGCGCGGCGCTCCTCCTTGCAGAAGGCCAGTCGCTCCTGGATGACGGACAGGGGGACGGCCATCTCCAGGGTGAAGGAGTTGCCGTCGGGCTTCACCTTGGCGAAGTCGAGCAACTGGGCCAGGTCCTTGTCCTCGCCGGCCTGCGCCTTGATGCGCGCCAGCGACAGCGCGGCGCCCAGGGACTTGCCCAGGTCCGTCACGTCATCGGCGTTCGGGCCCTGGATCTCCGCCACCAGCGCCACGTCGGAGCTGGCGTCCAGGTGCAGCTCCACGTTCTGCGCCACGTCACGCAGCCGCTGCGCGAGCGCCGCCTGCTCCTTCGGCAGCAGCCGGGCGATGTGCTCCACCGACAGCACGCCGTACATCTCGCCGTACGTGCTGTTCTCGGAGATGGCGGGCGGCTCGTCCGGCCCACGCCCCTCCACGCGGTCGATGGCGGCCTTCACCTCGTCGGGAGACCTGCCCATGACGAGCAGCTGGTTGTTCCACGTCCCGATGGAGGGCCCACCCCGGCGCGTGACGGTGGTGCCGTCCTTCATCGTGTCGGTGGACTCGCCCGGCTCGTACACGCGCGCGCCCTGGCCATAGTCCGCGGACACGCGGTCCCCCAACAGCTCCTGGTAGCGCGCGTTGCTGAAGTTGCCCGACAGCATCATCCCCTCGTCGGTGATGACCAGCCGGTCCAGGTCCTGGAGTGGATCCACGCCGCTCTTCTGACGGAACTCGTCCAACTGCTTGCCGCCGTCGCGCATCATGCAGTCCAGCAGCAGCGCGCCGATGGGCGAGTGCCTCAGCGCGTTGGCCTCGATGACCACCGCCGTCTTGCCCGGGCCCCGGGGCAGGGCCGCGAGCAGCGGATCCCTCGGCTTCGCGGGCACGGCGGCCTGCTCGCCCGCGTCCGGCGCGACGGGCGTGGGCTGTGTCCTGCGCCGCTCCGCGCGCTCCCGCTCCGGCGCGCGCATCCGCCGGGGGAAGTCCACCTTCGGCTCCTCGGTCTCGGTCTTGTCGCCCTGACCCAGGAACATCAACACCGCCGCGGCCACGAACAGCAGCGCCGCCATCGCCAACCACGCCCCTCGCTTCTGGCGCCTCTCCATCTCAGTAGTCCTTTCCCTCGAACCGCCAGAATCCCACCACCAGCGCCGCCATCCCGAAGACGAAGACGCCCAGCAGCAGCGTCCCCAGCGAACTCACCTCCAGCGGCAGCGACGCGGCCAGGTCCCCCGCGGCCTCCGCCAGCGCCGACAGCCGGGGGAGCAGCAGCGTCACTCCGAGGAAGGCGTCGCGGCTCAGCCCCTCCTCGAAGAACCGGGCGATCTGCTGCCGGTTGCCCGCGATGATGCCGCCCACCATGAAGGCGAAGCCCGCCGCCGCGCACAGCGCCGCGCTGCGCACCAGCGTCGCCGTGGTCAGCATCACCGCGTACACCGCCGCGAAGCCCACGCACGCCATCAGCCCCGCGACGAGCGGCCCCACCGTCCAGTACCCCGCCTTCACCCCGAAGATGAGCACCAGCCCCGTGGTGCCATACAGCGTCCCGCCCAGGGCCAGCGTCATCACCCCCAGGAACGTCCCCGCGAGCAGGTGCCAGCGCTGGATGGGCAGCGCGAGCAGGTGCTCGATGCGCCCCGGCGACATCAGGCTGGGCGCGAAGTCCGAGCACGCGACGATGCCGAACAGGATGCCGCCGTAGAACACGATGAACGCCGCCGCCTGGTACACCGGCCGCAACGCCACGTCGACGGACTGGATGTTCGCGCGGATGTCCTGACCGAACAGCCGCGACGCCGCCAGCGCCCCGTCGATGACCTCCAGCCGCAGGCTGAGCGCCACCACCGCCAGCACCAGGGTGATGCCCACCATGAAGGCGAGGATGAACTTGCGCGACACCGCCTCGCGCAGCACGTAACCCGCGATTCCCACCACCGGCCTCATGCCGCCACCTCCGCCCGCGTCGCGCCGGCGCCCATGGTCCCCAGCAGCACCGACTCCAAGTCCATCCCGTCCCGCCGCAGCTCCACCAGCAGCGCGCCCGCCGCCCGCGCCCGATCCAACGCGCCGTTGAGCACCGCCGCGTCCTCGGCCTCCACGTGGTACACGCCGTCCGCCCGCGCCTGGGTGAAGCCCGCGAGCGCCAGCGCCTCCGCACTGGACCCCGGCGCGAAGCGCGCCACCCACCGCGAGCCCCCGCGCACCAGCTCCTCCAACCGACCCTCGCGCACCACCCGTCCGTCCGCGAGGATGGCCACGCGATCACACACGCGCTCCGTCTCCGCCAGGAGGTGCGAGTTCAGGAACAGCGTCGTGCCGCGCCGCACCTCCTCCTGGAGGATGCGCCGCACCTCCATGCGCCCCATCGGGTCGATGCCGTCCGTGGGCTCGTCCAGGATGAGCAGCTCCGGCTCCCCGACGAGCGCCGCCGCCAGCCCCAATCGCTGACGCATGCCCTTGGAGTACCCACCAATCTTCCGGCCCACGGCGTCCGAGAGGCCCACGCGCTCGAGCAGCTTCAAGTGGCCCGGTGCGTCCGGCTTCAGGCCCTTGAGCTGGCGCACCGTCGCGAGGAACGCGGTGGGCGTCCACGAGCCGGGCAGGTGCAGGCGCTCGGGCAGGTAGCCGATGCGCGCGCGGATGCGGGCATCCTCGGGCGTGCCACCCAGGACGCGCACGGTGCCCTCGGTGGGCTGGACGATGCCGAGCAGGCTCTTGATGAACGTCGTCTTCCCCGCGCCGTTGGGGCCGATGAGGCCGAAGGCACTTCCTTGGGGAACCGACAGGTCCATGCCCCGCAGGGCGATGTTCCCCGTCCTGCGGAAGGCGCGCTGGTACGTCTTGCGCAGGTTCGTCACTTCGATGGCGGGCGTCTGGGATGTCACGGTCGAAACTGTAGACGAGCCAGCCGTGCGGCGATTGCCTGTGTCGGTCCGCCGGGGGAGGGGCGTGCGGCCGTGCACCCGCTTCGAATCCCCGCGACCGCGTTTTCGCGGCCCTGGGAAATCGGTTTCGCACGCCCGAGGTCGCTGCCGCGCCGCGACACCTCGTCGTTTCGCCCCCTTGCGATGTGGCCCCTGGCTGGTCCGTCCCGTGCAACCCACGCCGGCACACCCCAAGGCAGGAGGAAGTGGATGACGTACGCGGAACGCGTCGAGCAGCAGCGTGAAGAGGCCCGTCGGGAGCTGGCGGCCGCCGAGCAGGAGCTGGCGTCCGGCGGGGAGGCGGCGCGCGTGCGCTACGCCCGGGCGCTGCACGAGGCGGACCTCGCGGAGGCCCGCGCCCAGCGCCACGCCCGGGAAGACTGGCGTCATCAGCACAGCTGGAGGCTCGTCGCAGGGTGAGCGGGCGGGCGCCCGGACGGAAACGATGAAGGCGTGGGCGCGCCGGTTTATACCGGCGAGCACCATGGCCCATCCCGTCCACCGCCCCCGCCGCCTCCGTCGTTCGCCCGTCCTGCGCGAGATGGTGCGCGAGACGCGCCTCGACCCGGGGAACTTCATCTACCCCCTCTTCGTCGTGGAAGGCCGGGACGTGCGCCGTCCCATCGCCTCCATGCCGGGCATCTTCAACCTCTCGCTCGAGCACGCCGTGGCCGAGGCCCGCCTGGCCAAGTCCCTGGGCGTCCCCTCCGTCATCCTCTTCGGCATCCCCGACCACAAGGATGGGCAGGGCACCCAGGGCTACGCGCGCGACGGAATCGTCCAGCGCGCCATCCGGGAGATCAAGGCGGCCGAGCCCGACCTCCAGGTCATCGCGGACGTGTGCCTGTGCGAGTACACGGACCACGGCCACTGCGGCGTGCTCGAGGACGGCCACGTGGTCAACGACGCCACGCTGCCCCTGCTCGCGCAGATGGCCGTCACCTGCGCCCAGGCGGGCGCGGACATCATCGCGCCCTCGGACATGATGGACGGCCGCGTGGGCGCCATCCGCAAGGCGCTGGACGAGGTGCGCCTCGTCGACGTCCCCATCATGTCCTACGCGGTGAAGTACGCCTCCGGCTACTACGGCCCCTTCCGCGAGGCCGCGCAGAGCACGCCCAAGTCCGGAGACCGCCGCGGCTACCAGATGGACCCGGGCAACGTGCGCGAGGCCCTCAAGGAAGCCGCGCTGGACGTGGAGGAGGGCGCCGACATGCTGATGGTGAAGCCCGCCCTGGCCTACCTGGATGTCATCCGCGCCGTGCGCGAGCGCTTCGACCTGCCGCTGGCCGCCTACAACGTCTCCGGCGAGTACGCCATGCTCAAGGCCGCCGGCCAGAATGGTTGGATTGACTACGAACGGGTGATGCTGGAGACGCTCACCGGCATCAAGCGCGCGGGCGCCGACCTCATCATCACCTACCACGCGCTGGAAGCCGCGAAGCTCCTGTAGCCAACACCGACAGGCCCCGCGCGCGGGTTGCGCTTGATCCGCCGCGGGCGTTGCGTCCAAATAGCCGACGCACGATGCCCACCAAGAAGAAGCGTCCCAGACGCAAGTCGGAGAAGCCCCCGCCCCAACGTCGGCGCGGTCCGGCGAAGCCGAAGCGCTCCGGCACCCGGCGCGCCCCCGTGATTCGTACCGGGGCTTCGTTGCAGTACAAAGTGGTCGAGCTGTCCACGGTGGACGAGGGAGCGCTGGAGCGCACCCTGAACGAGTGGACGGCGAAGGGCTGGAACCTGGACGGCGTGCAGTTCGCGATGCGCGAGTCCTCCAAGCGGCCGGCCATGGCGTTCATCCTCTTCACCCGTGAGGGCGTGGCGGCGGCGCCGGACGAGGACGCGGCGCGAGCGAAGCTCTTGCGCCTGTCCGAGTCGGGTCCGACGTCCTTGGGGAATGCGTGGACGCCGGGCGAGGGTTCCCATCCTCCGTTCCATCCCTTGAGCGCGCATGAGCGGCTGGCGCGGCTGGCGGGGTTGGACGAGCCGGAGCCACCCGAGGAGGGTCTCACGTTGGAGCCCGAGGAGTGAGCGCGCCCCCTGAGCGCATCCTGATGGCGGCCAGCCGTGGCGGTGGCCGCGCGTTGAGGCTCGTCGTCGAGGACAGCGCGCCGGGCTCGCCGTACCCGAAGGCGTCGCTGTGGCTGCGCCTTGGCGCGCGCGCGGTGGACGTGGCGGTGGCGTGGGGCCTGTATGTCGTGTGCGGCCGCGCGGGCTCCGTCGTCGCGCTGCTGTTCCTCCTGCTCGCGGACGGGATGATCCAGGGCCAGAGCGTGGGCAAGCGCATCTTCGGCGTGAAGGTGATGCACCTGCCCACGCGCTCGGCGGCGCGACACCGTGACAGCACGCTGCGCAACGCGCCGCTGTCGCTCATCGTGCTGTTGGGGATGATGCCGGAGCCGCTGGGGCCGGTGGCCGCGGTGGCGGGGCTGGTCGTCATCGGCGGCATCGAGGCGTGGCGCGTGGTGAGGGATCCGCTCGGCTGGCGGCTCGGCGACACCTGGGCGCAGACGCAGGTGGTGGACGGGAAGGTTGTGGCGGGCGCAACCGTTGCAGCCCGCGACCCGGTGGCGCATCAGCGCGCGCCGGGCAGACTCATGTCCGCGGCGAAGGTGCGCCGCGGTCGCTCGCTCAAGAAGAGAAGGGGGCTACCGTGCGCATCGCGCTGACCCACAATCTCAGGTTGTCTGATTCGGAAGAAGAAGCGGAGTTCGACACCCAGGAGACGGTCAACGCGCTGGCCGCGGCCATCGAGCGGCTGGGCCACCGGCTGGAGCGCTTCGAGGTCAGCGGTCCCGCCTCGCGCACCGTGGCGCGGCTGGAGGCGTACAGCCCCGACCTCATCTTCAACACCGCCGAGGGACGGCGCGGCCGCTTCCGCGAGGCGTTCTATCCCGCGCTCTTCGACGAGCTGGGCTTCCCGTACACGGGCTCGGACGCGTACGCGCTGGCGGTGACGTTGGACAAGCAGCTCACCAAGCTCGTGTTGTCCAAGCAGGGCATCCGCACGCCGGGCTGGCAGTACGTGGAGAAGCTCAGCGAGTTGACGGCGGAGAACCTGCGCTTCCCCGTCATCGTGAAGCCCAACTTCGAGGGCTCCTCCAAGGGCATCACCCAGGACTCCATCGCGGAGACGCTGGACGAGGTGCGCGCCAAGGTGTCCGCCGCGCTGGAGAAGTACCCCGCCGGCGTGCTGGTGGAGGAGTACATCCCCGGGCGTGACCTGACGGTGCCGTTCCTGGCCGCGGTGGACAACGACTACGACGGCGTGCTCACGCCCGTGGAGTACGTGGTGGACCCGGCGGTGACGGCGGGTCGGCGCTACGCCATCTACGACTACGAGCTGAAGACGAAGAAGGAGAACGCGGTCTCGGTGCTCGCGCCCGCGCGCATTCCGGCGCGCACCGCCGAGGACGTGCGGAAGATGGCGCAGAAGATCTACCAGGCGCTCGACTGCCGCGACCTGGGCCGCATCGACTTCCGCCTGAGCGACGCGGGCGTGCCGTACTTCCTGGAGATCAACGCGCTGCCCAGCCTGGAGCCGGGCGCGGGCATCTACGCCTCCGCGGAGCTGGACGGCCTGCACCTGGACGGGGTCATCAACTCCATCATCCAGAGCGCGGCGAAGCGCTACAAGATCAAGGACTCCTCCCGGCGCCAGGGCAAGCCCGCGCGCAAGACGGGGCCGCTGCGCGTCGGCTTCACGTACAACGTCAAGCGCGTCAAGCCGAGCGCCCACGGCGAGGCGGTGGAGGACAGCGAGGCCGAGTACGACTCGCCCAACACGCTGCAGGCCATCCGTGAGGCCATCGCGTCCTGGGGCCACGAGGTCATCGACCTGGAGGCCACCGCGGAGCTGCCCACGGTGCTGTCGAGCACGCCGCTGGACATCGTCTTCAACATCGCCGAGGGCTTCAAGGGCCGCAACCGCGAGAGCCAGGTGCCGGCCATGCTGGAGCTGCTGGACATCCCGTACACGGGAAGCGATCCGGCCACGCTCTCGATTGCCTTGGACAAGGCGCTGGCGAAGAAGATCGTCCGTCAGGCGGGCATCCTCACGCCCAACTTCCAGCTGATGGCCACGGGCAAGGAGCGGCTCAACAAGGAGTTCACCTCCTTCCCGCTCATCGTGAAGCCGGTGGCGGAGGGCAGCTCCAAGGGCGTCGTCACCAAGAGCGTCTGCCACAGCGAGGCGGAGCTGCGCGAGGTGGTGCGCGAAATCGCGAGCAAGTACCAGCAGCCCGCGCTCATCGAGGAGTACATCGGCGGGCGCGAGTTCACGGTGGGCCTGCTCGGCGAGCGGCGCCCGCGCGTGCTGCCGCCCATGGAGATCGTCTTCCTGGACAAGGGGGAGAAGAACCCCGTGTACAGCTTCCAGCACAAGCTGGATTGGACGGACCGCATCCGCTACGACGCGCCGGCCAAGCTGGAGCCCGCGCTGCTGGAGAAGCTGCGCACGGCCGCGCGCAGCTCGTTCATGGCGCTGGGGTGCCGCGACGTCGCGCGCATCGACTTCCGCATGGATGACAAGGGGCGCATCTACTTCATCGAGTGCAACCCGCTGCCCGGCCTCACGCCCGGCTGGAGCGACCTGGTGCTCATCGCGCAGGGCGCGGGCATGGACTACCGCGCGCTCATCGGTGAAATCATGGCCCCCGCCATCCGCCGCTACAAGGAGCGCGCGTCGCGCCGCGCCGCCAGCGAGCACCCGCATCCCGCCGCGCAGCCGGGGCTGCACAAGGGCCCCTCGCTCGACGAGCACGCCGCGCCTGTCGCCACCTCGGCTCCGGTCGCGCCCGGGAGCAGCGCTCCGTCGAATGGCTCGGGCACGCCGGTGAGCGACGCCAGCACCGCGTCGACGGACGGCGTGCCGCGCATCGAAGCCAAGGCCTGACGCTCGGCCGCGGGGGCCCTCTTGGGAGGGCCTTCCGCGTGCCTGAAGATATTACGCGGTCGGAGTGGTTGACGGTGGGTGATGGTCCGCTAGTGTGCCCGGCATGGTGCACATCCCCGAGTACATGGGACCGCGGGTTCGCGCCCGCGAGCTGGGACTTCCGTTGGGCCGGTTCAAGCCCGGCAGATACAACGCCATCACCGACGTGGAGGGCGTGCTCGTCGGTCACTGCACGCTCATCCAGGGCGACGGCCCGCTGAGGCCGGGGCACGGCCCGGTGCGCACGGGCGTGACGGCCATCATGCCCAACAAGGGCAACATCTTCATGGAGCGGATGACGGGAGGCGGCTTCGTGCTCAACGGCGCGGGCGAGGTCTCCGGCATGACGCAGCTCATGGAGTGGGGCCTCATCGAGACGCCCATCCTGCTCACCAACACCATGGCGGTGGGCGCGGTGTCGGACGGCGTGGCCCGCCACCTGGTGGAGCGCTACCCGGGCATCGGCGACGAGCACGACGTCATCATCCCCGTCGTCGGCGAGTGCGACGACTCGTGGCTCAACGACATCTCCGGCCGGCACGTGCGCGAGGAGCACGTCTACGAGGCCATCCGCAACGCGGCGTCCGGCCCGGTGGCCGAGGGCAACGTGGGCGGCGGCACCGGCATGGTGACGTGCGACTTCAAGGGCGGCATCGGCACGTCCTCCCGCAAGCTGCCGGAGGTGCTGGGCGGCTACACGCTGGGCGTGCTGGTGATGTCCAACTTCGGGAAGATGCACAACCTGCGCGTGGGCGGCCTGCCCATGGGCGAGGTGCTGGCGGAGAAGTTCAAGGGCGCCCCCAAGCGCGGCACCACCTACGGCTCCATCATCGCGGTGGTGGCCACGGACGCGCCGCTCTTGAGCCATCAGATCAACCGCCTGTGCAAGCGCGTGGGCCTGGGCATCGGCCGGGTGGGCAGCTACGCGGCGCACGGCTCGGGCGAAATCGTGGTGGGCTTCTCCACCGCGAACATCATCCCGCGCCGCACGCAGAAGATGGTCTACAAGCTGAAGCTCCTGTTGGATCAGCGCCTGGACCCCCTCTACGAGGCGGTGATGGAGGCCACCGAGGAGGCCATCCTCAACGCCATGTGCATGGCCACCTCCATGACGGGCGCCAACGGCAACCACTGCCCGGCGCTCCCCCTGGACGAGGTCCGGCGCTTCCTGGACGCGTTCAAGCCCATCTTCGCCTCGGTGAAGAAGCGCCCCCAGCAGAGCAGCGCCCCCGCCTCCCGGGAGAAGCCCACGGACGAGGACCGGGAGGGGGAGGTGACGGTGTCTGCCGCCCGGCCCACCCAGGTCCGGGGGGCGGAGGGCATTCCCTACCCGACGCGCCCCGCTCCCGAGGTGGCCGAGGGGGCGGCCCCGGGCCCCGAAACGGCCTCCGGACCCCCTCCGGAGGGTTCCTCTTCCGGGAGCCCTTCAGGTTCTGATAGTTAAGCGCCTCTTTTCACGTCTCCATGATGGAGCACAGGAGTCAACGATGGCCCGCAGCAAGAGCAAGCACCGCCGCGTGCAGATGAAGATCAAGCAGGCCTGGAAGAAGCGGGCCAAGAAGAACAAGGCGGAGGCCAAGGCCGCCGCCGAGAAGAAGAAGTAGGCAGGTCCGCCCCGTTGGCGGCCCGTGGCGCTATTCCCGGGTCGCCGAGAACGGGGTGACGAAGCTGCACCGCTGGGGCGGTTCCACGCCCGGGCGCGAGAAGTTCCCCGTGAACGTCCCATCGAGTCGCGCCGTGCCGCCGTCCCCCTCGGGGGACGTGTAGCGACCGGCGAGGCTCAGCGTGTCCATCCTCCCGCCATCCTGTCCCGGGCCCGTGCCGGCCATGGAGAAGGAGCCCTCGGCGGAGATGGTCCCCAACAGTCCCACGCCCTCCAGGTTCCCGATGAGTCGGTCCGCCGAGCGCGTGACGTCCAGGGGCCTGTTGCGCGGCAGCTCCACGCCCAGGTTGAGGCACTCGGCGGGCACCCCCGCGTCGCCGAAGGCCATGCGGTAGCGGCCCTCCATCGCCGGACAGTCGGTGCACGGCGTCGCGGAGTCTCCGCAGCCCGGGGCGCCGAGTCCAAGGGCTGTGGCCAGTACCGCGAGGCCCGTCAGTGTCAAACGTCCAGTAGTCATGGGTCGTGTCCTCATGTGAGGGATGTCGGACTTCCCGGCGGGAAGCGCGATTCCTAGGTTGGGGGCGGGCAGTGGGCTCGTCGGGCGGGGTGGGGTGGGGCGGTGGCTGATTCGCGGCGGTGGTCGAACTACGTGTTCGCGGCGCTGTTTGCGCTGGCGTTGATTCTCTTCTCCAGGATTCTGTTGCCGTTCCTGATGCCGGTGTTGCTGGGCGGCTTCCTGGTCGTCCTGTTCATGCCGGTGCAGGACTACCTGTGTCAGAAGCTGCGGGGCCGCAAGCCCTTGTGCGCCGGGTTGTCCACCCTCACGGTATTCCTCCTCATCCTCGCGCCGCTGGCCCTCGTCGGGTGGATGGTGGCGCGTGAGGTGTTCCAGTTCGTCGGCCAGGCGCAGGACCTGCTCGAGCGGGTGGACCTGCGTCACCAGTTCGCCTCCAGCCTGCCCCGCGGCCTGAGCCGCTACGTCCGCTTTGATTTGGAGAGCGCGCAGACGGAGCGCTCGCTGATGGCGGCGGTGACGGGCGGCGCGGCCCTGCTCAAGGACCTGGTGGGCGCGGG is from Myxococcus fulvus and encodes:
- a CDS encoding RDD family protein, which translates into the protein MAASRGGGRALRLVVEDSAPGSPYPKASLWLRLGARAVDVAVAWGLYVVCGRAGSVVALLFLLLADGMIQGQSVGKRIFGVKVMHLPTRSAARHRDSTLRNAPLSLIVLLGMMPEPLGPVAAVAGLVVIGGIEAWRVVRDPLGWRLGDTWAQTQVVDGKVVAGATVAARDPVAHQRAPGRLMSAAKVRRGRSLKKRRGLPCASR
- a CDS encoding fused MFS/spermidine synthase; this translates as MSRVAPLLFGSGLCALVYQTVWLREFRLIFGASTAASAAVLAIFMAGLGLGGVLLGARADRNPRPLNYYANLELLIAATAGLSPFLVELARAAYIGVGGTPSLGLFGGSVARLVLSTLVLAVPTVLMGGTLPAAARAVQSDEDPARRHLAILYGVNTLGAVTGATLSTFFMLEVYGNRTTLWIACLLNAAVAICARSVSRSMEPEAAAAKPQAASEPQPAPVPADVVAAPVAQPSSSVARATPSSMFALVAALLVGFSFLLMELVWYRMLGPILGGTTFTFGLILAMALLGIGLGGAAYSIVFRHRPATLSGFALTCALEAAFIALPFALGDRLAVFAALLRPLGGAGFGGMMLGWALVGSVVILPAAFISGVQFPLLLALVGKGSQDVGKQVGQVYAWNTVGSIVGSLAGGFGVIPLMSAPVTWQLVAGILAVLGLASAALSLKLERQMPALFVPISVAVLALVLLSTQGPTAAWRHGSVGAGRAALANPTLNHIDAWVRSKSRGIVWEKDGVESSVALNSDNGLSFIVNGKSDGNAIGDAPTQVMSGLLGALLHQEARNSLVIGLGTGSTAGWLGAVPGMERVDVVEIEPAILDVARRCEAVNQKVMDNPKVHTFIADAREVLLTTRQRYDIIFSEPSNPYRAGISSLFTRDFYQAVKERLAEGGIFVQWLQAYEVDALTVQSAYATLSSEFEAVETWQVHSGDLLLVATRKPLVHDVDRMRTRIAEEPYRSALRATWRTDEVEGVLARFVAGPAFTTKVAEESQELINTDDVSFMEFAFARSLGRDTGFSIRTLWSMTNVLGTGRPDIKGQVNWDRVAVNRAWYTIPLSREEANSSVVKSWVPIIDAFNKGQLGAIHTHWKKERWEPVGPREQLVLARVLASVGDEEALKYLEPMRATLPVEADLLEGVLRMRQRKLPEAAALFERGLIALRTNPWPAREVTSSIFPELAVIARTDKALGRKLVDVLAEPFSADSLTLAREETRIELAKLVDWMGLCVSVLEPTEPFTVWDSKMLDERRRCYEHHGHPLALNAEADLQRLISQAPAVFMSQTMETPAPVQQSSDAAPIPAAPAAPTAPGQATETSP
- the hemB gene encoding porphobilinogen synthase, with the translated sequence MAHPVHRPRRLRRSPVLREMVRETRLDPGNFIYPLFVVEGRDVRRPIASMPGIFNLSLEHAVAEARLAKSLGVPSVILFGIPDHKDGQGTQGYARDGIVQRAIREIKAAEPDLQVIADVCLCEYTDHGHCGVLEDGHVVNDATLPLLAQMAVTCAQAGADIIAPSDMMDGRVGAIRKALDEVRLVDVPIMSYAVKYASGYYGPFREAAQSTPKSGDRRGYQMDPGNVREALKEAALDVEEGADMLMVKPALAYLDVIRAVRERFDLPLAAYNVSGEYAMLKAAGQNGWIDYERVMLETLTGIKRAGADLIITYHALEAAKLL
- a CDS encoding ABC transporter ATP-binding protein, whose translation is MTSQTPAIEVTNLRKTYQRAFRRTGNIALRGMDLSVPQGSAFGLIGPNGAGKTTFIKSLLGIVQPTEGTVRVLGGTPEDARIRARIGYLPERLHLPGSWTPTAFLATVRQLKGLKPDAPGHLKLLERVGLSDAVGRKIGGYSKGMRQRLGLAAALVGEPELLILDEPTDGIDPMGRMEVRRILQEEVRRGTTLFLNSHLLAETERVCDRVAILADGRVVREGRLEELVRGGSRWVARFAPGSSAEALALAGFTQARADGVYHVEAEDAAVLNGALDRARAAGALLVELRRDGMDLESVLLGTMGAGATRAEVAA